The Trachemys scripta elegans isolate TJP31775 chromosome 24, CAS_Tse_1.0, whole genome shotgun sequence region TATAAATTACAGCAGCTTtgaggttgctctaacttacactcTGCTACCCAGGGCCCCAGGTGCGCCCTGGACAGTCCCCTGATCTGCCCCCTATGCTAGGACTGGTATCAGCCTGGGGCGGTGGGGGCTGACCTGGTGCTGAAGCCTCTGGCTAGGGTAACGAGCAGCCCTGTTGTCTAGTGTCCGGTGCTCAGGCACTCCGTACCTGGCTGCACCTAGAACAATGAGTCTGCACAGACCCTCGCCAGATGACAGTGCTGATTGCCCCACACAGCCCAGCTTGTGCCGCTGGCCCCATGTAAATGGGGAGTGAGACTCAGACATACATGGGCCTGGTTCTCAGCCACATTGCGGCTCCTCCGTGCTACCCTGGCAGGGTACCGGGGCCTTAGGGTGGGTGGGAGCAGCCCTCCGTAGAAATCTCCTGCGTGGCAGCTTCCCTGGCCGATGTGGAGTTGCTGGAGAGGCTTGGGGCTCTTTCCTTTCCTGTAAGGGAGCGACTCGTGGGACTCCCCTGCGCCCGCAGGCCAGGAAACGCAGCATGGGCGGCTGAGATAACATCGCCCCTCTGGAGCTTGTCCTTCAGAAAGGGGAACCGGGACGGAGCGTGGGGAACCCCGCAGTTCCTCATACCCTGAGCCTGGCCAGGAGCCAGCGGCACCTTGGGATGTTCCCACTTGGCTGGGCTCTTTGGATTAGCCCACTGGGGTCTGCCCAGGGAGCTGCtgagtgggaggggctgggagatATGCTGCAGCCTTCGCAGAGCAGAACGGGGGATTATTTTTGTGGGGTGAGAGGAGTGTGGGTTGGGGTGTCTCTGGGGCACAGGAGATCCAGGCATGTCCAGCTGACCAgccgctcccccgccccccacctatACCTCTCGTTCTCCCTGCCTGGCATGGGTGGGGTGCGCAATAGGGTCTTTCACCTCAGAgaggcccagggctctggctctaTCCGCCCTGGCTtggcagctgccctggggagcTGAGTGCTCAGGCCCTAACAGGATCAAGCCCCTTGTGGCTACAACCCAGGGGTCTGCCCAGTGGCGCCCCCTGGGGGGTGAGAGTGGAGTTCGGGCTCCGTGGCCCATTGGGACCTCAGTGCCCTGCAGAGACTGGAGCAGGGGCTAGTGACTGAGCAGCTGGGACTCCCTGTCTGGTGTTGGGGTAGCGCCCACCCCCTGTTtccaccagcagggggcgctgagGAACCAAAGGGACCAGCTGTTGCTTCAGGGTGTCCTTAGGGCTGCGGGGTTTTCTCTCCCGTCAGTCTGTGGCCTACAGGCATTTATGGCCCCGGGGCAGCATCCAAGGGGATTAAAGctatgggggatgggggggagataTCTGACATCAAAGGTAAAGAGCCGTTAGAGCAGGGGAGGACACACGCACACACCTTCCCCTagtggtggagcagaggggtcGTCCCTGGGTATCTTGATTCCCTAGCTCCAGTGACCAGCAGGACAAGGCCTGGCCAGACCCTgctcacatctctctctctctccacccctgcAGTGATCCCTGACATGCTCGGGGTCTTGGCCCCCACACCCAGGCCCCTTCTGCGAGGCCGCATGGCTGGCACCTCCCCGCTGCAGCTCAGCTTGTCGGAGGGCCAGGAGCTGCAGTTGAGCTGCATGGCCCAGAGCCAGACGCAGCAGCACACCCATCTCTCTGTCTCCTTCGGGGTGTCGGCTCCCGATGCCCCCGTGGGGCGCCAGACGCTGCAGGAGGTGGTCGGGGTGCGGCGTGACTTCGCCGTGGAAGCTGGCGGACACTTTGCCGAGCGGTACCGGGCTGGGGAGCTCTCTGTGGCCAAGGCAGGCAGCGAGCAGTACAAGCTGGCCATCGGGCGGGTGCGCCCGGGAGACGCGGGCACCTACCACTGCACAGTAGGCGAATGGATCCAGGACCCCGACGGCAGCTGGCAGCTGATCGCCGAGAAGCGGGCAGCGCTGGCCCAGGTGACTGTCCAGTCCATCGGTGAGTCCCGGCCTGCTCCGCCCCCAAGCCGCATCCTGTGTCGGTGCTCGCTGGGCTGGGCTTCCATGAGGAGGAGGGTGGTATGGGGCAGCAGGGCATTCGCTGATGCTGTCAGGCAGGGGGGATCGGTCACCGGCCCTGTGGGAACTGCTAGCCCTGTGCCTGTCGGGATCCTGCCTCTTGGTCCGTCCCCACCAGCAGGGACCGCATTGCCAGTTGTCTCCCGTCTCGTCAGTCATTCCCTCCAGTGCAAAGTGAGCGCAATCAGAGCAGTTGTGTTTGCACGGTCATCGTGCAAGTGACCAAGTGGGGCCAGGTGGCAGGGAATTGGACCCTGGGCCTTGAGGGAGCTGGATTCTGTGGTTCCCCTGGCTGGCTTCACAGGCTGACGTTTGTGTGAGGGGCTCAGCAGTTTGGCAGGGAAATATTgtgccccaccccacacacacccttccccggGCAGCTTCAAGTGAATGCAGAATTCTCCTTCACCCCCTGCCCCTACCTGCTGTGCAGCATTGCTGTGTGGCTGTTAAACAGcagccatgctccaccccagaggtggctacacGTCAGTGCTGGGTGAAATGATCTCTGGGCATGGGGTCCTttgaggcggggcagggcagtgCCGACGGGGCAGTGTGGATGCTCTCACTCCCCCACTCTCTCTTTGGTTCCTTTTCAGCGAGCCAGCTGGCAGTGTCGGCCAGCCCGCCCGAGGTCCGGCTCAGCGCTGGAGACGCCCTGGAGCTTCTTTGCAATCTGTCAGGCCCTGCGGCCCCTGCACCCCACGTGGTGTATGCCGTGAGCTGGGAGGTGGGCGAGGGGGACGGGCTGCTGGTGGCACAGCTGGACACGGATGGAGTGGCCGTCGTCGGGGAGAGCTATGCCAACAGCCAGGTGGGCCGGCGCCAAGTCTCGCTGCAGAAGCTGACGCCTGCCCCAGGCTCCTACCGGCTGCGGATCGAGTCGGCCCAGCCAGGGGACGCGGGCACCTACCGCTGCGTGGCCCGGGCCTACGTGCACTTCCCTGATGCCCAGCTGCGGGAGGTGGCCAGCAGCCGGTCACAGGGGCTGAAGGTGCACATGAAATCAGAAGGTACAAGAGTTGgactgggtgggggggctggtgTGCATTTGGGGGGCCCCCTTTGCACCCCTACTCCTGCCGTctgccctgtgcccccggccgtgCTGTTTCCTATTGCTCCAACAGGGTGTGATTGGCCTGGGTGTGAGCACCCCACAGCCAGcattcctgccctgctccctacagtgccccctgctgggggaggCCGGGGCTGGAGTATCTAGGAGCTCCCCCATGGCTAgttctcctgccctgctccctacagCGCCCCCTTCTGGGGGATGCCTTAAGGGCAACTTTGTGTTTTTTAGCTGTTTCCTCCTCTCTGCATTTCCATGTGTGGCCCCAGCCCCTTGGCCTCTGACAGCATCAGGGTTCAGCCAGTGGGGGGTGTTCGGACCCTGCTGGGCCTGGGGGCTCAGTGTCTGGGCCCTGGGCCGTAGCTCCAGTGCACTAACTCCTGCTGCCCttgtctctcccctgcagccgTGGTGGTGGAGGCCTACGCGTGGCTGCCCGTCCCCGCCACCTACCGCGGGGACACGGCCGAGCTGCTGTGCAACATCTCGGTGGAGTCGACCCAGGCCGTCCACATGGCCGTCAGCTGGTGGGTGGAGGTGAcgttgggggaggaggagccccAGGGCCGGATGGTGGCGTCTTtgagccgcgagggtgtggccgAGCTGGGCCGGCGGGCGTCAGGCGGGGACATGAGTCTGGACAAGGTGGGGCCGCAGTGCCACCGGCTGCGGCTCCATGGGGTGGAGCCGTCCGACGAAGGGAGGTACCACTGCGCCGTCACCTCCTGGGTGCGCTACCCCGACCGCAGCTGGTACAATGCCGGGGCCGTGAAGTCCAACTCCGTCGCCGTGTATCCCTATGCCCGGGGTGAGTTCTGCGtgcaccgccctccccccaggtgTATCCCTACGCCCTGGGTTAGTGCcactgtgacacacacacccccccacacacaccccctacaCCCTGGGTGAGTTCTGCATGCACtggctcccccccgccctccttccGTTTATCCCTACGCATGGGTGAGTGCCGCTTGGCACTGCCCGTTCCCAGCCCTGGGTGAGTGctgctgtcccgtccccccccgtAGTCCTGCGTGAGCATTGGTGCatgcccctctccctctctccaccctcccccgcccGGGGTATCCTTGCTGAGTGCTGCCCCACAGTGCGCCATGGGTCTGTCTGGCCTGCAATCAGCTCTGTGACAGCAGaagctgctgtggggctgggaggtggcTCTGGGCAGGATGGGGCtggctctgtgccccctgctggagggcgGCCTAGCTAATCCCCCTCCTGCCACCCGGCTTCTCTGCCAGCTCTCCCGGCTGCTTAACGTCCCCTCCAGCGCCAGGTCTGACAGgcctctctgctctcccctccaGCCATGGACACCCTGTTCATCCCCCTCATTGTGGGCATTGCCAGCGCCCTCTTCACGGGCATCGCCATCCTCGCCACCATCACCTGCTGCTTTATGAGGCGGCTCCGCAAGAGGTGAAGCGCACGGGAGACCGGCCCCAGGGCGCTGCAGGTGAGTCAGCCTCTGTGCAAGGGacgtgggtgggggagggaactgCTTTATGCCCCTTCACCCGCCCTCTCCTGCTGGGGGTGCCATAGAGCAAATCcaggctcctctcccccaggggctTTGCTGTGTGCCCAGGTTTTTCTTGGGCAGCAGGTTTACTTCCTCCTGGGGCTGGGAGAACTGGCACTGCCAATATGGATGCGACTCTGTGCGCCCTCTGAAGGGACCGGGGTAGAGAGGATCCGATGGGAAATGCTGCATCCATGATCCTTCTTGGGGCAGCTCTGCTCTATATTGGTGGGGGTTCTTTGATCCCCGACACACAGCaagaccccctgctcccccccccccccgcttggctCAAGGGGGCCTGGCTTGGGTGTGAAGCCCCGGGGGGGCTCCAACCCAGGCCCCCTTGAGCCAagctttcggggggggggggagggtgaatcAAAAGCAAATAAATGATTTGCATCAAGTGCTGCCCCTGGGCCTGTTGTGTTAGTTTCAGATCACACCACAGGCAATGTTGGAGAAATCGGAGACTAAACAGATTTAGTCTGCGTGTGGACAGGAAGGTGGGTCTGAGTGTCAAAAGCTGGCCCTTAAATTTGTGCGTGtctgctgccctctactggatggattCAGATCTACTCCATTGTGTGTCATAAGCCCCGTACTGCaaacagctaatggagattctcctttagcttcaGTGGCAGGGTTCTGGGTTCTAACTAGACCTGTTTAGAAATTTTCTCTCAAAATgtctttttgacagaaaatgtagTTGCCACAAAACCAAATGTTTCTATGGaaaaactttgaatttcctgaaacttttggggttttttttcccagtCATATAAATCTCAACAAAATACTTTGTTTGCAATCCAGTTCCACCTGAATGGAAACATcttggtttgttgaactgaaccaaaatgttttcttctttcttccaaaTCAGTTCAACGTTAAAGTGCATCGTCCCGtgttgcctcatgggagttgtagttcagccACAGAGTTCGCCCAGAGGGAAGAATGGGGGtgtgaggcacctgaactacaactcccatgaggcactgcggTGGTATAGGAAGATGCTGTTGACTATTGAAGTGATCTGAAACGCaacattttgccatttctttgaACTTCTGTGAAAAACTTCAATATTTTGACCTCTTGATTCAGGACCAAACACAGTTGAACTATGAGTATTTCCCAGGGGACGAAATCTTTTTCCCTGCGCAGGTCTCAGTCTAACCCAACTGGCCACGGTTCTTTGGGGTTTCATTGTCCAGCTGCCCCCTgatcccaccctctctctctctctttgcaggtGCCTGCTCCATCTCGCTCTCCTGCCAGCCTTCACTCAAGTCACTGGgctccctttttcccccccacttgTGACTTTTGACCTCTCACCTCCATGGACCGGCTTGGGCAGCATTTCAGCTCCTCGGACTGCACACTGGCTTCCTCCTTCATTTGAgtcattccattttttttttttctaaactcaACCCAGATCCAGGCAAGCCCCtggtgggagatgggagagaccCTGGGTCCTGCATCAGGGCCAAACGTTGCCAAGAAGTCGATGTGTCCGTCTGAGACATCCAGGCTGGAGAGGTCCCTCTCCGGAGGACATGAGGGACAGTGGCACTGCCTCATCTGCTCCTGGACTCGCTGCTTCCCTGATCCTTCCCTACCCTGTCTCTGTGCCCCAGGGTGGGAGCTGCTTTTCCCTCTGCTGCCAGCATCTCTACATCCTCCACCCCCTCTGTCTGTAACctgttctctcctcccctctctcatGTGTTTGGCTCGGTGAGGGCTGTCCTGTGGATCTAGACATGCATGGACTCTGCCCCTGCAGTGTGTGCAGAGAAAGGGTGTATCATTCCCTAGGGGAGGGGCCCAGTGGCTCTGCTCTGGAGAATCTGAGACTTGATCTACGGGAGATCTCAGAGTCAGTAACGTGCTTGTAGCTGATAACGTGGACAACAGCCTGCTACCGCTGCCAGCTGAGGGAATTCCTCCTCTAGCCGGAGCAGTAGAGCCTTGTGCTTTAGAGCTGAAGGTCCTGGGtgcaaaccctgctgatgacccatgctGGGGTCATGATTGGGTGACCTCGGGTGACCTGAGAGAGGGGAGGGGTCTGCTTTTGTGTAAGAAAAGAAAGGGACTCTAATGCCAAAGGATGGGGGCTCAGGCTTTCCTTGGTGCCCCCCCCTCTCCCTTTGGGGTTTTAATTgcaccccagctctgccttcaggaACAGCCGAGTACTCTACCAGTGGCTGGGCCTGCCCCCAGAGCGGTCCCTTTGCAGCCAACGGGCCGGATCCTGCCATATCCCTCGTGCTCACTGCACCTGTGCTCTCAGGCTGATCTGATGGCATTTTACACTGATTgtgagaaatcctggcccccctgaagtcaatggaaaacccccCATGATCTGCAGTGGGGCCCGGATTCCAGCTGTGGTGTAAACAACGGCAGAATCCGACTCGGGTGTTTCTGTTAAAGGGACACACGTAGCGATGGCCACGGAGTTCGGGTTTGTTAAATAGATCCTAAAACCGGATATCGGTGGAGATGGGCTAAAACAATTGGTGGCAGGTTTTTAATGAAACCTTCCCCCAGGTCCCTGCACGAGGGAAAGTGCCGAAGCTAGCAAGAGACGTGCCAAACAAAGGCGCTGGGCGGCGGGTGAGAACCGCTGCCCGGCTGCTGGCGTTGCTTGTCCTTTAGTCTGCCGGGTGCTGGGGATTCGCCTAGAACGCCGGGCTTAGAAAAAGAGCAGTTGGTTTTGATGATGTGGTTTTATGTAACAGGCACACGACAGCCAGGCTTTTCCAAAGCTGCCTGGAATGTCGCTGTTCAAACCAGGGCAATCGGCCATGCACGCTCCTGACACGGTTTAGAAAAACCTCTGCCCACGTAATGGTCATTCGTGTGACCGGTCTTGGCACAATGGGGGGTTCCCCCACATTACGAGCACAGAATAGCATGGGTTGGGGAAATAACATGTTTAGACAGATAAGCACTATATAGCGACAGCCACTGTACATAGGTGTATAAATTATTAGTCTCTTTTTAGAGATATAGGATCAGATCCTTATCTGGTGTAATTCAACATAGCTCCTTCAAAGGGACCCCACTTGGCAGGATCGAATCCTTGCTGTAACGGGCCGAGCTGCCTGGCCCTGGtgcagcaaagcccttaagcatcTTCTTAACTCGAAATCGGCCACttgttccattgaagtaaatgggagtgcTCCTGTGATTACAGTTAAGCACGCGTTTTGCTGAATGAGGGTCTCTAACCCCAGCAGAGGGTCTGATCCTCTCTACACACATCACTAGACTGAGATCTAGATCTATTTAGTAATGACGGTGTGGTGTAAAATCCCTAGAGATCATCCCAAACCTTTAGAACTGTGTTATGTTGCAGATTAGAGAGGGGATCTGTTTTCCGAAGCTCAGGGTCGATGTGGAATGTTTCCAGAAAGtctgtttttaaacatttcctttttgGCGCTCTTGCTAAATTGGGTAGTAACCCAGCCTGGGGACAAACTTTGGTGGTGCTGGGTGGTGCGGGAGGGGTtaatgcctgattttttttttttattttttttccccagctctggAGAGCACGGTTCACATTTGGTTTAAGTCACAAAGCCGCGCACAATTCAGCTTGCCAGGGGAGTGGAACAGGGGAGGGGTTAACGGGTCGGGGTTCATGTTTGCAAACCCCACAGCCATGCTAGGCCTCTTGCCTTCAGGTTTAGTTACTGATGATTCCTGCAGACCCCAAGTCTCTCCGGTGGATCTAATCCGTTGCCATGGAAATCCTGGCTCATGTTGGGagcagggcaagggggtggggggattggaCTCATTTTTCATTAATGTGATGTCATAAGGAGGTTCCCACCCTAGTAAAGAGAATTTCCTTCTATTGTTCTCCAGGGCCTGCCTATAACTCCACAGCACTGCACAATGGCCTTCTGGGCacagggctggactagatggggcagtggggggaacCCCCTGTGGGGAAGCCAGGGCCCCCCTGGTGGGGTTGCCAattgtctaatcacacaaacccaaacaccattgccccgcctcttctctgaggccccaccccgttcactccatcctccctccctctgtcactcgctttCACTAGGCTAGGGCACGgacttgggatgcaggctctgggagggagtgtgagagggggctccaggctgagcctggggcagggagttgggatgcatgagggggtgtggggtacaagcactgggagggagtttggatgttgggggggggacgggcaggaggatggggtgcaggagggggtgtggctcagggctggggcaggggattgcggtgcaggagggagtgagggggacGGGCTCCGGACGGGTGGCTCCCAGGTGGCAGtatagcagggctaaggcaggttcccttcctgccctggccccgctccgTTCCCAGACGCGGCCAGCCTAGCCCCGGTGAACTGGATTCAACCCCGGAGGTTTCACTCGCTGCCCAAAGTCACTTGCAATTTCCTGGTTTAATGAGGCTTCCTGTAACACGCTGGGATGGGGAATCCGAAGGAGGGCACTTTGTTGAGTGGTTAAAGCTGGAGACTCCTGGAGTGGCCTGGGGCGAGTGTCAGAAAAGCCCCCCgtgtctgttttttccccattgtcaCTGTAAGATGGGCTGATCAGAACCTGGAAGGGGGATGCTGTGAGGTGGGAGCCATCAGCGTGTGTGTTCTGGGCTGCATCAGCGTAAGGAATCACTGCACTGGGGCAGTTTTCAGGTACTGTAGAAAGCCCACCTTGGTGAAGTTCCCTAGCACGTCTCCCCGGCCCCAGCCTCCTCCGGATCCTGGCAGAGCTCGTCCTAGTTGTTGCCCTGGGAAAGGTGCCCCTCTGCTTGCTCCCAGCCACAGGCAGAGAGGGGTATCAGGACAGACCTTTGACCCCATCCCCCGTGGGTCTGAGGACTTTGTCTCCCTCTGGATTGAAACGGGACCTGGCACAATAGCGCAATTGGGGCCATCTGGGGTGTGACCCATGTGCCTGTGTGGAGTCTCATAGTGGCAGAGTTTGCCCATGTGGCTCTGACGGTAGGATCGGGGCCATGGCATAGAGGGTTTTgaatctccctccccctccctccattgtttGCTTGGGAGGTAGGTTCAGCTTCAAGCCTGATCATGCAGCGGTTTGTAATTTTGTGTGTAGGCAAACAATGAAACTTTGTCTTTGGGGAGCAGCCCAGGGTCAAGCCAAAATCTGCCCGCAGAGCTTCAGACCAGGAAaacttaaaagggaaaaaatcctttATTGCCAACGGCTGGCTCGGCCGGGCAGTGGGTGAAGCCTCACGTGGTAGAAACGGAAAGACTTGAACAATCCAAACAGCAATTCCACTGCGCAGGCAGATTGCGGCCGGCCTGAGCCTCACATTTCCCTCCATCAGTGAAGTTTACGCATGCCAATTTCACCTGTGGTgctaatcagtttcactttcaggttgtCTCTGGTGCAGCTTTGGGCACCCTGGGTgtgcggggaaggggggtgggggtaggagaaTTGCGAATTGCATTCCATTCTCCACAAATCAGacgattggctttaaaatcatgacattttaaaaataataaaacaatacattTAGGTTCTTTCTATTTGCGTCTTGGTTTGAGTCACGTTTTCCGGTTTTTCTCCCCGCTTACAAGGACTGGAAACGTCCTTATTTTCAAAACCAGTCTCAGGGAGGATGGTCTCTGCCTCGGGcaagctggggctttaagcacTAGCTATCGCAAGGGTTTgcaatggaggaggaggggaggggatgtttgatttgttttaaagacaTCGAGGCTTTATTCATAGATTCGAAGGCCGGAAGGGATCATTGTGCTCATCTCGGctggcctcctgcatagcacaggcctaGAGCCGAGCTTTGagaaaaacctccaatcttgatgtaaaaattgCCGGTAACAGAGAATGCACCACGACCCTTGGCACGTTCGTCCGTTTCTTCTCGCACCTGTGTAAACCTGGCGCCGCTCCGGTGGAGTCACGCCAGCATGAATGAGGTTGGGACTGGGCCCAAAGCAGTTCAACTCAAGCCACAGAGAGATTTCGAACGACTGTACAGAAGCAGAGGGCTGCTGCTCTGCCACCCCGTGCCCCGTTTACACGGACTAGTTCACAGTGAGTAGGGAAACGCTACCGCCGTGACCTGGGAGTGTCTTACTCTGGTATAAGTGACTACaccaggtgcaaggcaatggagactGGATAGGATTTCGATCTCCCAATCTCATTTCAGTCCAGTGGTACTTAGACCCCTGGGAACTCCACCCGCTGAGATCTTCAGAATCATGTTGGGGCTGACAGGACTCTTCTACTGACAGGCGCAACCTACTCCGAGCAGGAGCCCTGGGGTTGCATTGAATTACTCCCATAGCGAATCGTATTCCTGAGCCCCCAACCTGTCCATTCCCAGGACGCTGGCCAAACCCGCTCGGCCCTGACCTCGTGCGCTCTGCTTTGTAACACTCTGTTTTCTAGTCAGCAAATGACCCTGTCCCAGCAGGGGTGGGTGGCAAGGAGATGCCAATGGGGCTCAGTGATCCCTGGCTCCCGGCCTCTGCCtttgcggggagggatagctcagtggtttgagcattggcctgctaaacccagagttgtgagttcaatccttgagggggccaattagagatctggagcaaaaatctatctgggaattggtcctgttttgagcagggggttggactagatgacctcctaactctggtattctatgagtctatgataccAGGCGAGGTCACTGAGGAGAGGGCTGGGTCCCTCCCCATGCCTGCTCCCTCTGGTGTGCTAGGGCGTGagcaggcagggtgggggcagttcATTTTAGgctttttatttcccctttggATTTGGGGGggaattttagtttattttatacTTTTCCCTGGAGCGGGTGGGGTTATTTCCCCTCAATTGCCGCACTAACCTGTGTCACAGCTGTCTGCCCCCTCGCTCCTGGAAGCCAGTGAATGTTGGGTGGGGGCTCACTCCAAGGGCACTAACCGGCAGCTCCAAGGGGGGGCGATAAAGCGCAAAAGGGGCATGGAGCCCGAGCTACCAAGCTGGGCCTACTTACACCTCCGACCTAGGCCTGCTGTGGAGGGAGTTTGTGTGTTTCtctgtggggggagtgggagggttggAACTTGCCCAGGCTGTGACTGCAGAGGGGACTTGTCCCAGCCTGGGGCGGGTCTGACGGGGGAGGGTCCCCTGTAATTCCTTCCCTGCTAGCCCTGGGGATCATGCCACCCTCTGGGATCATTAGCCCCCCCGTCTGCTGGAAGAGGCCATTGCATCTTTGGAGCTGCCAGTAGCACCCCAGGCCCCCACTTCTGACCCTGGAAGCTCTCTGCTCCCGGCTCATCTTGTTGAGCTTTGCGCTGCCCCGGCCCTGAGAAGCTGGAGTCACCCCCTGCAGGGCACTCGGCAAAGAGCAATGGGGCTGGTCAGGGGGCTGGAGGATTGATGGGGGGTGGAAGGGCCAAACCTGCCCACCCTTGAAAGGCCTAATGTCAagaagggggggtggggcagcaggaTCTGCGAGCAccgggtggggcaggggcacggGGAAAGACAAAGGTAGGGGAAGATGTGTCCCCAGAAAGTGGAGGGGGTCTCCCCAGGGCCCGGGGGATGTGCCCTGGGGGCTGAACCTgccctggaggaggaagaggagctgaATATGGTGGGTAGGTCTGTGTCAGCTCTGTGCGTCGGGCAGCAGTGCGGGATGCAGAGAGGACACCCCTGCGACTCAGGCCCAGCAGTGACAGGTGGCGTAGAGCCGGATGCCTACGTGGGCACGGATGGATTTGGATGCAGGGTGAAAGGTTGTgcaggcaggagaggatgggaacTGGTGCCCACACAGCT contains the following coding sequences:
- the IGSF8 gene encoding immunoglobulin superfamily member 8 isoform X2, encoding MGAMREPLPRGALGSLLLLLGLCGAREVHLPPGPLFRVEGTAISIPCSVSEYEGPTLQHFEWFLYRPTAPEISIGMISTRDPSFPYAVFGPRVQNGEVSVQRLRGDAVELRIARLRAEDAGVYECYTPTTDSMYHGNYSSKVVLKVIPDMLGVLAPTPRPLLRGRMAGTSPLQLSLSEGQELQLSCMAQSQTQQHTHLSVSFGVSAPDAPVGRQTLQEVVGVRRDFAVEAGGHFAERYRAGELSVAKAGSEQYKLAIGRVRPGDAGTYHCTVGEWIQDPDGSWQLIAEKRAALAQVTVQSIASQLAVSASPPEVRLSAGDALELLCNLSGPAAPAPHVVYAVSWEVGEGDGLLVAQLDTDGVAVVGESYANSQVGRRQVSLQKLTPAPGSYRLRIESAQPGDAGTYRCVARAYVHFPDAQLREVASSRSQGLKVHMKSEAVVVEAYAWLPVPATYRGDTAELLCNISVESTQAVHMAVSWWVEVTLGEEEPQGRMVASLSREGVAELGRRASGGDMSLDKVGPQCHRLRLHGVEPSDEGRYHCAVTSWVRYPDRSWYNAGAVKSNSVAVYPYARAMDTLFIPLIVGIASALFTGIAILATITCCFMRRLRKR
- the IGSF8 gene encoding immunoglobulin superfamily member 8 isoform X1 encodes the protein MGAMREPLPRGALGSLLLLLLLGLCGAREVHLPPGPLFRVEGTAISIPCSVSEYEGPTLQHFEWFLYRPTAPEISIGMISTRDPSFPYAVFGPRVQNGEVSVQRLRGDAVELRIARLRAEDAGVYECYTPTTDSMYHGNYSSKVVLKVIPDMLGVLAPTPRPLLRGRMAGTSPLQLSLSEGQELQLSCMAQSQTQQHTHLSVSFGVSAPDAPVGRQTLQEVVGVRRDFAVEAGGHFAERYRAGELSVAKAGSEQYKLAIGRVRPGDAGTYHCTVGEWIQDPDGSWQLIAEKRAALAQVTVQSIASQLAVSASPPEVRLSAGDALELLCNLSGPAAPAPHVVYAVSWEVGEGDGLLVAQLDTDGVAVVGESYANSQVGRRQVSLQKLTPAPGSYRLRIESAQPGDAGTYRCVARAYVHFPDAQLREVASSRSQGLKVHMKSEAVVVEAYAWLPVPATYRGDTAELLCNISVESTQAVHMAVSWWVEVTLGEEEPQGRMVASLSREGVAELGRRASGGDMSLDKVGPQCHRLRLHGVEPSDEGRYHCAVTSWVRYPDRSWYNAGAVKSNSVAVYPYARAMDTLFIPLIVGIASALFTGIAILATITCCFMRRLRKR